In the genome of Kitasatospora cathayae, one region contains:
- a CDS encoding serine/threonine-protein kinase, translating to MTAQPYGAQPFSAYEALSPEDPREVGGYRLCARLGAGGMGRVYLAYTPGGRPVALKVVRPELAEDPEFRHRFAQEVASARRIHGLYTAQVVDAGTDAAVPWLATTFVPGPSLHQVVRRYGPLPERTVLLLLAGIAEALQAIHAAGVVHRDLKPGNVLVAADGPRVIDFGIARAADASPLTGTGLRIGSPGFMAPEQALGLPATPATDVFALGALSTFIASGRAPFGDGPEQVSLYRAVHEEPDLSALPHGLHDLVRHCLAKNPEDRPGTAWLIEAARRHLATGGELRFTDGWLPLQVSSELNRHTALPATPAPPATVLDPAGAAAAPVLPAPAPTRRAAEPARPEPARASRRRREGTRGVRTGLLTATALLIGAAAAFFLLDYFEYFDDSTEQPAAATADLPPATAPAPAPSSVSPQQTAASGYTAAYTNLELTSPDRDHEFDLRAGKVTQDTSSWYLARQAGAFYIAEDNDAYIAPTGPLTLPDCLTGIDTKPTSALPFTTLRVDRSFCVRSHGGQDIAIIRTLATASDDGPVKVSITAYRRTA from the coding sequence ATGACCGCACAGCCCTACGGCGCCCAGCCGTTCTCCGCCTACGAGGCGCTGTCCCCCGAGGACCCCCGCGAGGTCGGCGGCTACCGCCTGTGCGCGCGGCTCGGCGCGGGCGGGATGGGCCGCGTCTACCTGGCCTACACCCCCGGCGGGCGCCCCGTCGCGCTCAAGGTGGTCCGGCCCGAACTCGCCGAGGACCCCGAGTTCCGGCACCGTTTCGCCCAGGAAGTCGCCAGCGCCCGGCGCATCCACGGCCTCTACACCGCCCAGGTCGTCGACGCGGGCACCGACGCCGCCGTCCCCTGGCTCGCCACCACCTTCGTGCCCGGTCCCTCCCTCCACCAGGTCGTCCGCCGTTACGGCCCGCTGCCCGAACGCACCGTCCTGCTCCTGCTCGCAGGCATCGCCGAGGCCCTGCAGGCGATCCACGCCGCAGGCGTCGTCCACCGCGACCTCAAGCCCGGCAACGTCCTCGTCGCCGCCGACGGCCCCCGCGTCATCGACTTCGGCATCGCCCGCGCCGCCGACGCCAGCCCGCTCACCGGCACCGGCCTGCGCATCGGCTCACCCGGCTTCATGGCCCCCGAACAGGCCCTCGGTCTGCCCGCCACCCCGGCCACCGACGTCTTCGCCCTCGGTGCCCTGAGCACCTTCATCGCCTCCGGCAGGGCCCCTTTCGGTGACGGGCCCGAACAGGTCTCGCTCTACCGGGCGGTCCACGAGGAGCCCGACCTGTCCGCTCTTCCGCACGGACTGCACGACCTCGTCCGGCACTGCCTGGCCAAGAACCCCGAGGACCGGCCGGGCACCGCCTGGCTGATCGAGGCCGCCCGCCGCCATCTCGCCACCGGCGGCGAACTGCGCTTCACCGACGGCTGGCTGCCCCTGCAGGTCAGCAGCGAGCTGAACCGTCACACCGCCCTTCCGGCCACGCCCGCACCGCCTGCCACCGTCCTCGACCCGGCAGGCGCCGCGGCCGCACCCGTCCTGCCCGCCCCCGCACCCACCCGCCGAGCGGCGGAGCCGGCCCGCCCGGAACCTGCCCGCGCCAGCCGCCGCCGGCGCGAGGGCACCCGGGGCGTCCGCACGGGGCTCCTGACGGCCACGGCCCTGCTCATCGGCGCCGCGGCGGCCTTCTTCCTGCTCGACTACTTCGAGTACTTCGACGACTCCACCGAACAGCCCGCAGCTGCCACCGCAGACCTCCCGCCCGCCACCGCACCCGCCCCCGCCCCTTCCTCCGTGTCCCCGCAGCAGACCGCCGCCTCCGGCTACACCGCCGCCTACACCAACCTCGAACTCACCTCTCCCGACCGCGACCACGAGTTCGACCTCAGAGCCGGAAAAGTCACCCAGGACACCTCCAGCTGGTACCTGGCCCGCCAGGCGGGCGCCTTCTACATCGCCGAGGACAACGACGCCTACATCGCCCCGACCGGCCCCCTCACGCTCCCCGACTGCCTCACGGGCATCGACACCAAGCCCACCTCCGCCTTGCCCTTCACCACCCTGCGTGTCGACCGCAGCTTCTGCGTCCGCTCCCACGGCGGCCAGGACATCGCCATCATCCGCACGCTCGCCACCGCCTCGGACGACGGCCCAGTCAAGGTCTCCATCACCGCCTACCGCCGTACCGCTTGA
- a CDS encoding APC family permease, translating to MPQTAMSPPRKVKPTALVALIFFSVSGGAYGIEGLFSTSGPGMALLLILVTPLIYSVPHALVCAELGTAIPVDGGSYHWVRRGLGNFWGFQQGMLSWLCSFVDMAVYPILFTTYLQSMARWAEPGKHVLFTAGHFQFDLHWFICLAVIMVFTLVNLMGTARVGSSSVFLAIVCLTPLLLLTVAGFVHLSSHGVNPVTELTSRPDQPMWNAFGAGLFLAMWNYSGWDDVSTFAGDIDNPRKHLPRALALSVVVTVVGYLLPALASLAVGPGGPDGWKNWHSGSFSDVAKTLTGPWLQTTVTVGGMLASAAMFSALLASNARLPFALAQDGYFPRWLARRSHGQVPVASIIGSSAIYALFCLSSFTNLIIVDVFLTNITLLLQVAALIALRVREPGLERPYRIPGGSFVLSLITLSLTAVCSWAAWQQYTENGTTAVTYCLIAAGGSTLLYLPLAWHRRKAN from the coding sequence ATGCCCCAGACAGCAATGTCCCCGCCCCGGAAGGTGAAGCCGACAGCCCTCGTGGCGCTCATCTTCTTCAGCGTCTCCGGCGGGGCCTATGGCATCGAAGGCCTGTTCTCCACCTCCGGCCCCGGGATGGCTCTGCTGCTGATCCTGGTGACACCACTCATCTACAGCGTCCCCCACGCTTTGGTCTGTGCCGAACTCGGCACGGCAATCCCGGTCGACGGAGGCTCCTATCACTGGGTCCGGCGCGGGCTGGGCAACTTCTGGGGCTTCCAGCAAGGCATGCTCAGCTGGCTGTGCAGCTTCGTGGACATGGCCGTCTACCCGATCCTGTTCACCACCTACCTGCAGTCCATGGCCCGTTGGGCCGAACCTGGCAAGCACGTGCTGTTCACCGCAGGCCACTTCCAGTTCGACCTGCACTGGTTCATCTGCCTAGCCGTCATCATGGTCTTCACGCTGGTCAACCTCATGGGCACGGCCAGGGTCGGCAGCTCCTCGGTCTTTCTTGCGATCGTCTGCCTCACCCCGCTGTTGCTGCTGACCGTTGCCGGCTTCGTCCACCTGTCCAGCCACGGCGTCAACCCGGTGACGGAGCTGACCAGCCGCCCGGATCAGCCGATGTGGAACGCCTTTGGCGCCGGGCTCTTCCTCGCCATGTGGAACTACAGCGGCTGGGACGACGTCTCGACCTTCGCTGGCGACATCGACAACCCGCGCAAGCACCTGCCCCGGGCGCTCGCCCTCTCGGTCGTAGTCACAGTCGTCGGCTACCTGCTGCCCGCGCTCGCCTCGCTCGCGGTCGGGCCGGGCGGCCCAGACGGCTGGAAGAACTGGCACAGCGGCTCATTCTCCGACGTGGCCAAGACCCTGACCGGACCGTGGCTGCAGACCACCGTCACCGTCGGCGGCATGCTCGCCTCGGCGGCGATGTTCTCCGCGCTGCTCGCCTCCAACGCCCGCCTGCCGTTCGCCCTGGCGCAGGACGGCTACTTCCCGAGGTGGTTGGCCAGGAGGTCTCACGGCCAGGTACCGGTCGCCTCCATCATCGGCTCCTCGGCGATCTACGCGCTGTTCTGCCTGAGCAGCTTCACCAACCTGATCATCGTGGACGTCTTCCTCACCAACATCACACTGCTGCTCCAGGTCGCCGCACTCATCGCGCTGCGTGTACGCGAGCCGGGACTCGAGCGGCCCTACCGTATCCCCGGCGGCAGCTTCGTCCTGTCCCTCATCACTCTCAGCCTCACGGCCGTCTGCTCCTGGGCGGCGTGGCAGCAGTACACGGAGAACGGCACCACCGCGGTGACCTACTGCCTCATCGCCGCAGGCGGCTCGACGCTGCTCTACCTTCCGCTGGCCTGGCACCGCCGCAAGGCTAACTGA